A genome region from Stenotrophomonas bentonitica includes the following:
- a CDS encoding YceD family protein, with protein sequence MSANVPETLDAWRMVAARRCFDGQVELAKLPRLEGLVADSEGTCSYALEFGHDEILKVSYVDLSIDTALPLTCQRSLQRFLLPVSIRQRLGLIRNEDEESALPEEYEALLVPEDGQLRPLDLVEDELVLAVPVVPLSPEGEAVNRDWAPTEEEQSKANPFAALAALKKP encoded by the coding sequence ATGTCCGCGAACGTGCCCGAAACGCTGGATGCCTGGCGGATGGTCGCAGCACGAAGGTGCTTTGACGGTCAGGTAGAACTGGCGAAATTGCCCCGCCTGGAAGGCCTTGTCGCCGATTCCGAAGGAACGTGCAGTTATGCGCTGGAATTCGGCCACGACGAGATCCTCAAGGTATCCTATGTGGACCTGTCGATTGATACCGCGTTGCCGCTGACCTGTCAGCGCAGCCTGCAGCGCTTCCTGCTGCCGGTGTCGATCAGGCAGCGGCTGGGCCTGATCCGCAACGAAGACGAAGAGTCGGCGCTGCCGGAAGAGTACGAAGCGCTGCTGGTGCCGGAAGACGGCCAGCTGCGTCCGCTGGACCTGGTCGAGGACGAGTTGGTCCTGGCCGTTCCGGTAGTGCCACTGTCGCCGGAAGGCGAGGCGGTCAACCGGGACTGGGCACCGACCGAAGAAGAACAAAGCAAGGCCAATCCGTTCGCGGCGTTGGCGGCGCTGAAGAAACCCTAG
- the rpmF gene encoding 50S ribosomal protein L32 gives MAVQKSRVTPSRRGQRRSHDALSAKQLSTDPTTGEVHLRHHITADGFYRGKKVIATKSNSAVEED, from the coding sequence ATGGCTGTGCAGAAATCCCGTGTTACCCCGTCCCGCCGCGGCCAGCGCCGTTCGCATGACGCCCTGAGCGCCAAGCAGCTGTCCACCGACCCGACCACCGGCGAAGTGCATCTGCGTCACCACATCACCGCCGACGGTTTCTACCGTGGCAAGAAGGTGATCGCGACCAAGTCGAACTCGGCCGTCGAAGAAGATTGA